In Rhodococcus sp. NBC_00297, the following are encoded in one genomic region:
- a CDS encoding histone-like nucleoid-structuring protein Lsr2 yields MTKREIVELTDDIDGSGIADGAGETIDFSVNGVDYRIDLKDKNAREFHRKLDYYIEHAERVGGRKRSAHSSAVIDAAVAAGKPAKRDPEQTRAIREWANANGYEVSDRGRIPAAVVEAFDAAH; encoded by the coding sequence GTGACGAAACGCGAGATCGTGGAATTGACCGATGACATCGACGGCAGCGGCATCGCCGACGGGGCCGGGGAGACGATCGACTTCTCCGTCAACGGTGTCGACTACCGGATCGACCTGAAAGACAAGAACGCCAGGGAGTTTCACCGCAAGCTCGACTACTACATCGAGCACGCCGAGCGGGTTGGTGGCCGCAAGCGGAGCGCTCATTCCTCCGCTGTCATCGACGCCGCAGTTGCCGCCGGGAAGCCTGCGAAGCGTGATCCGGAACAGACGCGGGCGATCCGGGAGTGGGCGAACGCGAACGGGTACGAGGTCAGTGACCGCGGCCGGATCCCCGCGGCAGTCGTGGAGGCGTTCGACGCCGCCCACTAG
- a CDS encoding TetR/AcrR family transcriptional regulator, translated as MMANDDEGHAPDGRRVRGARTRRAMIDAATSLFSTRGYAGTGISEIARRAGVNSGSIYHAFGNKEGLLDAVMHTVADTMITSVETLPHQENATAAERLDAAARILVGDPVFLRLFLLLALEQDENPTVRATVESVRRRARDVVIAAIEPSLDAIPAARRPAAATAVGRIALILLDGIFVSHQLDSEADDLDATLALVTMMVELAIERLPTLLADPDSSPPTSHHLENP; from the coding sequence GGCCACGCCCCCGACGGGCGCCGCGTTCGCGGTGCACGTACTCGTCGAGCCATGATCGACGCCGCGACGTCCCTGTTCTCCACCCGCGGTTACGCCGGCACGGGCATTTCGGAGATCGCTCGCAGGGCGGGCGTCAACAGCGGATCGATCTACCACGCGTTCGGCAACAAGGAAGGCCTCCTCGACGCCGTCATGCACACCGTCGCCGACACGATGATCACCTCGGTCGAGACGCTGCCGCACCAGGAGAACGCCACTGCTGCAGAACGACTCGACGCCGCCGCTCGCATTCTCGTCGGGGACCCGGTGTTCCTACGCCTGTTTCTGCTCTTGGCCCTGGAACAGGACGAGAATCCCACAGTCAGAGCCACCGTGGAATCGGTGCGCCGACGTGCACGCGATGTCGTCATCGCGGCCATCGAACCGTCCCTCGACGCGATACCGGCCGCCCGACGCCCCGCAGCAGCCACTGCCGTGGGCCGCATCGCTCTCATCCTGCTCGACGGAATCTTCGTCTCTCACCAACTCGACAGCGAGGCAGACGATCTCGACGCCACACTCGCCCTGGTGACCATGATGGTCGAGCTCGCGATCGAGCGACTCCCGACCCTCCTCGCAGACCCCGATTCGTCGCCACCGACGTCACATCACTTGGAGAATCCATGA
- a CDS encoding nuclear transport factor 2 family protein translates to MTTLATIRSDIDALVAEFAYRIDHEDGHTVHELFTADGTYDLSGWVITGHEQIKRFYDDRRNSGPRTSRHLFTGLRLDPTFTAEAVTGSCVLTLHAHAGVAPLPLDPVMIADYADTFQRSMDGQWLFHRRTVTPVFLNTIK, encoded by the coding sequence ATGACCACGCTCGCCACTATCCGATCCGACATCGACGCTCTCGTTGCCGAATTCGCCTACCGCATCGACCATGAGGACGGGCACACGGTGCACGAATTGTTCACCGCCGACGGCACCTACGACCTGTCCGGATGGGTCATCACCGGACACGAACAGATCAAGCGGTTCTACGACGACCGCAGAAACAGCGGGCCACGGACCTCCCGCCACCTCTTCACCGGCCTACGCCTCGACCCCACCTTCACGGCGGAGGCAGTGACAGGGAGCTGCGTACTCACCCTCCATGCCCACGCCGGCGTCGCACCCCTCCCCCTCGACCCCGTCATGATCGCCGACTACGCCGACACATTTCAACGATCTATGGACGGGCAATGGCTGTTCCACCGCCGTACGGTGACACCCGTGTTCCTCAACACCATCAAGTAA
- a CDS encoding transposase, whose protein sequence is MRPRYEADVRNWALSTYRSSRPNYASRDQCVTAIAEQIGAHVNTVNRWIKTEFGPSRAPAADEVVAKLRAAEAEIERLLAVNRSLTDRLAAVSPRSVTAESVMSGARR, encoded by the coding sequence ATGCGGCCACGCTACGAGGCGGACGTCCGGAACTGGGCGCTGAGCACCTACCGGTCCTCGCGGCCCAACTACGCCTCCCGCGACCAGTGCGTCACCGCCATCGCCGAACAGATCGGCGCGCACGTCAACACCGTGAACCGGTGGATCAAGACCGAGTTCGGTCCCTCCCGCGCCCCGGCCGCCGACGAGGTCGTGGCGAAGCTGCGGGCCGCCGAGGCGGAGATCGAGCGGCTGCTCGCGGTCAATCGGAGCCTCACCGACCGGCTCGCCGCGGTCTCACCGCGTTCGGTGACCGCCGAGTCGGTCATGAGCGGGGCGCGGCGGTGA
- a CDS encoding peptidoglycan DD-metalloendopeptidase family protein, whose amino-acid sequence MRKGGIVALVAVLAAALFVVLFVTTLSPSGDDDCLPSGTSVPSAGGVPAGSFAKPMKTGEARLTSGFGPRWGTQHNGIDLAGPIGTPIYAYADGVVSKAGAANGFGQWIVLDHNIGGQVVSTVYGHMFPDGVLVTVGDRVTAGQHIANEGNNGDTTGAHLHFEYHPGGWALGNAVDPAPFYAAAAEPGSGAASSGAPGSSPSTTPPAPAAPDVAVSASGAEMAALPAAVGSEEHFQVDTVRVARAVHAKFPQITTIGGWRPSDPISQDHPSGRAADIMIDNWSSEEGRALGDQVKDYLWANRDVLQIEYMIWRQQYIPSDGEPNVMEDRGSPTQNHFDHVHVTTIGHGPPAPGQRYGAAPGGAGSAPKANGTCTTAPGAGIGDHADLAAGQIPPEFEKWLPLSAAQCRELSPAILAAQLEQESGFQSGLTSPAGARGYTQFLPGTWASYGFPVDDETGEVTGPAGAGDPDDVGDAVMAQGRYNCAVLDDLRPGMESGAVTGDPVELMLAGYNAGPGAVQQFGGIPPYAETQNYVTTITATAGDYDLAR is encoded by the coding sequence GTGAGGAAGGGCGGGATCGTCGCCCTCGTCGCGGTCCTCGCGGCGGCACTGTTCGTGGTCCTGTTCGTCACCACCTTGAGCCCATCGGGCGACGATGACTGCCTGCCCTCGGGCACCTCCGTGCCGTCGGCCGGGGGAGTCCCTGCCGGCTCGTTCGCCAAGCCCATGAAGACCGGCGAAGCGCGGCTCACCAGCGGCTTCGGGCCACGGTGGGGAACGCAGCACAACGGCATCGACCTCGCCGGTCCGATCGGAACCCCGATCTACGCCTACGCCGACGGTGTCGTCTCCAAAGCCGGTGCGGCCAATGGGTTCGGGCAGTGGATCGTCCTCGACCACAACATCGGCGGCCAGGTCGTCTCCACCGTCTACGGGCACATGTTCCCCGACGGCGTCCTCGTCACAGTCGGGGACCGGGTCACCGCCGGCCAGCACATCGCGAACGAGGGCAACAACGGCGACACCACCGGAGCGCACCTGCACTTCGAGTACCACCCCGGCGGGTGGGCACTCGGCAACGCCGTCGACCCGGCACCGTTCTACGCCGCAGCCGCCGAGCCCGGTTCCGGTGCAGCCAGTTCCGGGGCACCGGGCAGCTCGCCGTCGACCACCCCGCCGGCCCCGGCCGCACCGGACGTCGCCGTGTCGGCGAGCGGTGCGGAGATGGCAGCACTCCCGGCGGCGGTCGGGTCGGAGGAGCACTTCCAGGTCGACACCGTCCGCGTCGCCCGCGCCGTCCACGCGAAGTTCCCGCAGATCACCACCATCGGCGGGTGGCGGCCGTCGGATCCGATTTCCCAGGATCACCCGTCCGGGCGGGCCGCCGACATCATGATCGACAACTGGTCCTCCGAGGAGGGCAGGGCACTCGGCGATCAGGTGAAGGACTATCTCTGGGCCAACCGCGACGTGTTGCAGATCGAGTACATGATCTGGCGACAGCAGTACATCCCCTCCGACGGCGAACCGAACGTCATGGAGGACAGGGGATCACCGACGCAGAACCACTTCGACCACGTCCACGTCACCACCATCGGCCACGGCCCGCCCGCCCCCGGGCAGAGATACGGCGCCGCACCGGGTGGGGCGGGATCGGCCCCGAAAGCGAACGGCACCTGCACCACCGCACCCGGCGCGGGTATCGGCGACCACGCCGACCTCGCGGCCGGTCAGATCCCACCGGAGTTCGAGAAGTGGCTGCCGCTGTCCGCGGCGCAGTGCCGCGAACTCTCCCCGGCCATCCTCGCCGCACAGCTCGAGCAGGAGTCCGGGTTCCAATCCGGTCTGACCAGTCCTGCCGGGGCGCGCGGCTACACCCAGTTCCTGCCCGGTACCTGGGCGTCCTACGGGTTCCCCGTCGACGACGAGACCGGTGAGGTCACCGGACCCGCCGGAGCCGGAGACCCGGACGACGTGGGGGATGCGGTCATGGCGCAAGGACGCTACAACTGCGCCGTCCTCGACGACCTGCGCCCCGGTATGGAATCCGGTGCCGTCACCGGTGATCCGGTGGAGCTGATGCTCGCCGGCTACAACGCCGGACCCGGAGCAGTGCAGCAGTTCGGCGGCATCCCCCCGTATGCGGAGACGCAGAACTACGTCACCACCATCACCGCCACCGCCGGCGACTACGACCTCGCCCGATGA